In one Dermatophagoides farinae isolate YC_2012a chromosome 4, ASM2471394v1, whole genome shotgun sequence genomic region, the following are encoded:
- the slgA gene encoding proline dehydrogenase slgA isoform X3, whose translation MGFNSIRSSKTPVVTASHPSIICFIQNHQIHHHHHCHTRTFSSSSSTTTTTTTTVGKNSIRDKLDLTFSDTEQAYRSKTTFELIRAIAILYVSSFDTLVFNHDMLLKWSRRLMGERLFHYLMRSTFYGQFVAGKDQDDMKPVLDHLRSFGVKSILDYSAEEDIEKKFDKISDKQKGKEKAVKQYEYDDVVHGRREYRPVARTYFYMNEAQCEKNMDIFLRCIDVVAGATYGTGFAAIKLTALGRPELLLQLSEVIARTRKYFQQITGQNSMGLGNITPEEFQKQLDQRFNLNVDNTEIATFLKRMDYDQRGLMNLFSWNGLIDMDTLINDLFKVPNLRTGRLEMIINALNQEEEEMFRNMMRRTHTIARAATENDVRVLIDAEQTYFQPAINRISLELMRKYNKEKPIIFNTYQCYLKNAYETCELDAELSRRQGFYFGAKLVRGAYLEQERLRAKQLGYDDPINPTFEATTAMYEKNLDFFMNKIIDTGIDKKKFAIMVASHNEDTVRYTLKKMQELNIKPEHKLICFGQLYGMSDHLSFILGQSGYSVYKYVPYGPIDKVMPYLSRRALENHGILKKAKHERKLLMKELFRRIWRGKLFHKPIGNYQPI comes from the exons atGG GTTTTAATTCAATACGATCATCGAAAACGCCTGTTGTAACGGCAAGCCATCCATCAATAATatgttttattcaaaatcatcaaattcatcatcatcaccattgtcATACAcgaacattttcatcatcatcatcgacgacgacgacaacaacaacaacagtgggCAAGAATTCGATTCGTGATAAATTGGATCTAACATTTAGCGATACTGAACAGGCATATCGTAGTAAAACAACATTCGAATTAATACGTGCTATTGCCATTCTTTATGTCAGTTCATTCGATACATTAGTCTTTAATCATGATATG TTATTAAAATGGTCAAGACGTTTAATGGGCGAACGTCTATTTCATTATCTAATGCGTTCAACATTTTATGGCCAATTTGTTGCCGGCAAAGATCAAGATGATATGAAACCTGTATTAGATCATTTACGATCATTTGGTGTTAAATCCATTCTTGATTATTCGGCTGAAGaggatattgaaaaaaaattcgataaaatttctgataaacaaaaaggaaaagaaaaagcaGTAAAacaatatgaatatgatgatgttgtacATGGTCGTCGTGAATATCGTCCTGTGGCCAGAACTTATTTCTATATGAATGAAGcacaatgtgaaaaaaatatggatatTTTTCTACGCTGTATCGATGTTGTTGCCGGTGCTACATATGGTACTGGTTTTGCTGCAATCAAATTGACTGCACTTGGTCGGCCAGAATTATTGTTACAATTATCGGAGGTTATAGcaagaacaagaaaatattttcaacaaatcaCTGGACAAAACTCTATGGGTCTTGGCAATATAACACCggaagaatttcaaaaacaattggatcaacgtttcaatttgaatgttgataataCGGAGATTGCCACCTTTTTGAAACGAATGGATTATGATCAACGTGGCCTgatgaatcttttttcatgGAATGGCCTGATCGATATGGATACATTGATTAATGATCTATTCAAAGTGCCAAATCTTCGTACTGGCCGTTTGgaaatgattataaatgCATTGaatcaagaagaagaagaaatgtTTCGTAATATGATGCGTCGTACACATACTATTGCACGTGCTGCAACCGAAAATGATGTACGTGTTTTAATCGATGCTGAACAAACTTATTTTCAACCTGCCATCAATCGTATTTCATTGGAATTGATGCGTAAATATAATAAAGAAAAGccgatcattttcaatacttATCAATGTTATCTCAAG AATGCATATGAAACATGTGAATTGGATGCAGAATTATCACGGCGGCAAGGATTTTATTTTGGCGCAAAATTAGTACGTGGTGCATATCTAGAACAGGAACGTTTACGTGCCAAACAATTAGGCTATGATGATCCAATTAATCCAACATTTGAAGCAACAACGGCAATgtatgaaaagaatttagatttttttatgaataaaattatcgataCTGGTattgataagaaaaaatttgccatAATGGTTGCATCGCATAATGAAGATACAGTGAGATATACATTGAAAAA AATGcaagaattgaatataaagcCTGAAcataaattaatttgttttggCCAATTATATGGTATGAGTGATCATTTAAGCTTTATTCTTG GTCAATCTGGATATTCCGTATATAAATATGTACCATATGGGCCAATAGATAAAGTGATGCCATATTTATCACGTCGTGCGTTAGAAAATCATGgtatattgaaaaaagctAAACATGaacgaaaattattgatgaaagaaTTATTTCGTCGTATTTGGCgtggaaaattatttcataaaCCGATTGGAAATTATCAGCCTATTTAa
- the slgA gene encoding proline dehydrogenase slgA isoform X2 — protein sequence MKMNNKKKIWHKKYIQQPIYRSCFNSIRSSKTPVVTASHPSIICFIQNHQIHHHHHCHTRTFSSSSSTTTTTTTTVGKNSIRDKLDLTFSDTEQAYRSKTTFELIRAIAILYVSSFDTLVFNHDMLLKWSRRLMGERLFHYLMRSTFYGQFVAGKDQDDMKPVLDHLRSFGVKSILDYSAEEDIEKKFDKISDKQKGKEKAVKQYEYDDVVHGRREYRPVARTYFYMNEAQCEKNMDIFLRCIDVVAGATYGTGFAAIKLTALGRPELLLQLSEVIARTRKYFQQITGQNSMGLGNITPEEFQKQLDQRFNLNVDNTEIATFLKRMDYDQRGLMNLFSWNGLIDMDTLINDLFKVPNLRTGRLEMIINALNQEEEEMFRNMMRRTHTIARAATENDVRVLIDAEQTYFQPAINRISLELMRKYNKEKPIIFNTYQCYLKNAYETCELDAELSRRQGFYFGAKLVRGAYLEQERLRAKQLGYDDPINPTFEATTAMYEKNLDFFMNKIIDTGIDKKKFAIMVASHNEDTVRYTLKKMQELNIKPEHKLICFGQLYGMSDHLSFILGQSGYSVYKYVPYGPIDKVMPYLSRRALENHGILKKAKHERKLLMKELFRRIWRGKLFHKPIGNYQPI from the exons atgaaaatgaacaacaaaaaaaaaatctggcataaaaaatatatacagCAACCAATATATAGGTCAT GTTTTAATTCAATACGATCATCGAAAACGCCTGTTGTAACGGCAAGCCATCCATCAATAATatgttttattcaaaatcatcaaattcatcatcatcaccattgtcATACAcgaacattttcatcatcatcatcgacgacgacgacaacaacaacaacagtgggCAAGAATTCGATTCGTGATAAATTGGATCTAACATTTAGCGATACTGAACAGGCATATCGTAGTAAAACAACATTCGAATTAATACGTGCTATTGCCATTCTTTATGTCAGTTCATTCGATACATTAGTCTTTAATCATGATATG TTATTAAAATGGTCAAGACGTTTAATGGGCGAACGTCTATTTCATTATCTAATGCGTTCAACATTTTATGGCCAATTTGTTGCCGGCAAAGATCAAGATGATATGAAACCTGTATTAGATCATTTACGATCATTTGGTGTTAAATCCATTCTTGATTATTCGGCTGAAGaggatattgaaaaaaaattcgataaaatttctgataaacaaaaaggaaaagaaaaagcaGTAAAacaatatgaatatgatgatgttgtacATGGTCGTCGTGAATATCGTCCTGTGGCCAGAACTTATTTCTATATGAATGAAGcacaatgtgaaaaaaatatggatatTTTTCTACGCTGTATCGATGTTGTTGCCGGTGCTACATATGGTACTGGTTTTGCTGCAATCAAATTGACTGCACTTGGTCGGCCAGAATTATTGTTACAATTATCGGAGGTTATAGcaagaacaagaaaatattttcaacaaatcaCTGGACAAAACTCTATGGGTCTTGGCAATATAACACCggaagaatttcaaaaacaattggatcaacgtttcaatttgaatgttgataataCGGAGATTGCCACCTTTTTGAAACGAATGGATTATGATCAACGTGGCCTgatgaatcttttttcatgGAATGGCCTGATCGATATGGATACATTGATTAATGATCTATTCAAAGTGCCAAATCTTCGTACTGGCCGTTTGgaaatgattataaatgCATTGaatcaagaagaagaagaaatgtTTCGTAATATGATGCGTCGTACACATACTATTGCACGTGCTGCAACCGAAAATGATGTACGTGTTTTAATCGATGCTGAACAAACTTATTTTCAACCTGCCATCAATCGTATTTCATTGGAATTGATGCGTAAATATAATAAAGAAAAGccgatcattttcaatacttATCAATGTTATCTCAAG AATGCATATGAAACATGTGAATTGGATGCAGAATTATCACGGCGGCAAGGATTTTATTTTGGCGCAAAATTAGTACGTGGTGCATATCTAGAACAGGAACGTTTACGTGCCAAACAATTAGGCTATGATGATCCAATTAATCCAACATTTGAAGCAACAACGGCAATgtatgaaaagaatttagatttttttatgaataaaattatcgataCTGGTattgataagaaaaaatttgccatAATGGTTGCATCGCATAATGAAGATACAGTGAGATATACATTGAAAAA AATGcaagaattgaatataaagcCTGAAcataaattaatttgttttggCCAATTATATGGTATGAGTGATCATTTAAGCTTTATTCTTG GTCAATCTGGATATTCCGTATATAAATATGTACCATATGGGCCAATAGATAAAGTGATGCCATATTTATCACGTCGTGCGTTAGAAAATCATGgtatattgaaaaaagctAAACATGaacgaaaattattgatgaaagaaTTATTTCGTCGTATTTGGCgtggaaaattatttcataaaCCGATTGGAAATTATCAGCCTATTTAa
- the slgA gene encoding proline dehydrogenase slgA isoform X1, with product MMISSMITMLRIDNCFNRLLWSGFNSIRSSKTPVVTASHPSIICFIQNHQIHHHHHCHTRTFSSSSSTTTTTTTTVGKNSIRDKLDLTFSDTEQAYRSKTTFELIRAIAILYVSSFDTLVFNHDMLLKWSRRLMGERLFHYLMRSTFYGQFVAGKDQDDMKPVLDHLRSFGVKSILDYSAEEDIEKKFDKISDKQKGKEKAVKQYEYDDVVHGRREYRPVARTYFYMNEAQCEKNMDIFLRCIDVVAGATYGTGFAAIKLTALGRPELLLQLSEVIARTRKYFQQITGQNSMGLGNITPEEFQKQLDQRFNLNVDNTEIATFLKRMDYDQRGLMNLFSWNGLIDMDTLINDLFKVPNLRTGRLEMIINALNQEEEEMFRNMMRRTHTIARAATENDVRVLIDAEQTYFQPAINRISLELMRKYNKEKPIIFNTYQCYLKNAYETCELDAELSRRQGFYFGAKLVRGAYLEQERLRAKQLGYDDPINPTFEATTAMYEKNLDFFMNKIIDTGIDKKKFAIMVASHNEDTVRYTLKKMQELNIKPEHKLICFGQLYGMSDHLSFILGQSGYSVYKYVPYGPIDKVMPYLSRRALENHGILKKAKHERKLLMKELFRRIWRGKLFHKPIGNYQPI from the exons atgatgatctcatCGATGATTACCATGTTACGAATCGATAATTGTTTTAATCGTTTATTATGGTCAGGTTTTAATTCAATACGATCATCGAAAACGCCTGTTGTAACGGCAAGCCATCCATCAATAATatgttttattcaaaatcatcaaattcatcatcatcaccattgtcATACAcgaacattttcatcatcatcatcgacgacgacgacaacaacaacaacagtgggCAAGAATTCGATTCGTGATAAATTGGATCTAACATTTAGCGATACTGAACAGGCATATCGTAGTAAAACAACATTCGAATTAATACGTGCTATTGCCATTCTTTATGTCAGTTCATTCGATACATTAGTCTTTAATCATGATATG TTATTAAAATGGTCAAGACGTTTAATGGGCGAACGTCTATTTCATTATCTAATGCGTTCAACATTTTATGGCCAATTTGTTGCCGGCAAAGATCAAGATGATATGAAACCTGTATTAGATCATTTACGATCATTTGGTGTTAAATCCATTCTTGATTATTCGGCTGAAGaggatattgaaaaaaaattcgataaaatttctgataaacaaaaaggaaaagaaaaagcaGTAAAacaatatgaatatgatgatgttgtacATGGTCGTCGTGAATATCGTCCTGTGGCCAGAACTTATTTCTATATGAATGAAGcacaatgtgaaaaaaatatggatatTTTTCTACGCTGTATCGATGTTGTTGCCGGTGCTACATATGGTACTGGTTTTGCTGCAATCAAATTGACTGCACTTGGTCGGCCAGAATTATTGTTACAATTATCGGAGGTTATAGcaagaacaagaaaatattttcaacaaatcaCTGGACAAAACTCTATGGGTCTTGGCAATATAACACCggaagaatttcaaaaacaattggatcaacgtttcaatttgaatgttgataataCGGAGATTGCCACCTTTTTGAAACGAATGGATTATGATCAACGTGGCCTgatgaatcttttttcatgGAATGGCCTGATCGATATGGATACATTGATTAATGATCTATTCAAAGTGCCAAATCTTCGTACTGGCCGTTTGgaaatgattataaatgCATTGaatcaagaagaagaagaaatgtTTCGTAATATGATGCGTCGTACACATACTATTGCACGTGCTGCAACCGAAAATGATGTACGTGTTTTAATCGATGCTGAACAAACTTATTTTCAACCTGCCATCAATCGTATTTCATTGGAATTGATGCGTAAATATAATAAAGAAAAGccgatcattttcaatacttATCAATGTTATCTCAAG AATGCATATGAAACATGTGAATTGGATGCAGAATTATCACGGCGGCAAGGATTTTATTTTGGCGCAAAATTAGTACGTGGTGCATATCTAGAACAGGAACGTTTACGTGCCAAACAATTAGGCTATGATGATCCAATTAATCCAACATTTGAAGCAACAACGGCAATgtatgaaaagaatttagatttttttatgaataaaattatcgataCTGGTattgataagaaaaaatttgccatAATGGTTGCATCGCATAATGAAGATACAGTGAGATATACATTGAAAAA AATGcaagaattgaatataaagcCTGAAcataaattaatttgttttggCCAATTATATGGTATGAGTGATCATTTAAGCTTTATTCTTG GTCAATCTGGATATTCCGTATATAAATATGTACCATATGGGCCAATAGATAAAGTGATGCCATATTTATCACGTCGTGCGTTAGAAAATCATGgtatattgaaaaaagctAAACATGaacgaaaattattgatgaaagaaTTATTTCGTCGTATTTGGCgtggaaaattatttcataaaCCGATTGGAAATTATCAGCCTATTTAa
- the slgA gene encoding proline dehydrogenase slgA isoform X4: MLLKWSRRLMGERLFHYLMRSTFYGQFVAGKDQDDMKPVLDHLRSFGVKSILDYSAEEDIEKKFDKISDKQKGKEKAVKQYEYDDVVHGRREYRPVARTYFYMNEAQCEKNMDIFLRCIDVVAGATYGTGFAAIKLTALGRPELLLQLSEVIARTRKYFQQITGQNSMGLGNITPEEFQKQLDQRFNLNVDNTEIATFLKRMDYDQRGLMNLFSWNGLIDMDTLINDLFKVPNLRTGRLEMIINALNQEEEEMFRNMMRRTHTIARAATENDVRVLIDAEQTYFQPAINRISLELMRKYNKEKPIIFNTYQCYLKNAYETCELDAELSRRQGFYFGAKLVRGAYLEQERLRAKQLGYDDPINPTFEATTAMYEKNLDFFMNKIIDTGIDKKKFAIMVASHNEDTVRYTLKKMQELNIKPEHKLICFGQLYGMSDHLSFILGQSGYSVYKYVPYGPIDKVMPYLSRRALENHGILKKAKHERKLLMKELFRRIWRGKLFHKPIGNYQPI; the protein is encoded by the exons ATG TTATTAAAATGGTCAAGACGTTTAATGGGCGAACGTCTATTTCATTATCTAATGCGTTCAACATTTTATGGCCAATTTGTTGCCGGCAAAGATCAAGATGATATGAAACCTGTATTAGATCATTTACGATCATTTGGTGTTAAATCCATTCTTGATTATTCGGCTGAAGaggatattgaaaaaaaattcgataaaatttctgataaacaaaaaggaaaagaaaaagcaGTAAAacaatatgaatatgatgatgttgtacATGGTCGTCGTGAATATCGTCCTGTGGCCAGAACTTATTTCTATATGAATGAAGcacaatgtgaaaaaaatatggatatTTTTCTACGCTGTATCGATGTTGTTGCCGGTGCTACATATGGTACTGGTTTTGCTGCAATCAAATTGACTGCACTTGGTCGGCCAGAATTATTGTTACAATTATCGGAGGTTATAGcaagaacaagaaaatattttcaacaaatcaCTGGACAAAACTCTATGGGTCTTGGCAATATAACACCggaagaatttcaaaaacaattggatcaacgtttcaatttgaatgttgataataCGGAGATTGCCACCTTTTTGAAACGAATGGATTATGATCAACGTGGCCTgatgaatcttttttcatgGAATGGCCTGATCGATATGGATACATTGATTAATGATCTATTCAAAGTGCCAAATCTTCGTACTGGCCGTTTGgaaatgattataaatgCATTGaatcaagaagaagaagaaatgtTTCGTAATATGATGCGTCGTACACATACTATTGCACGTGCTGCAACCGAAAATGATGTACGTGTTTTAATCGATGCTGAACAAACTTATTTTCAACCTGCCATCAATCGTATTTCATTGGAATTGATGCGTAAATATAATAAAGAAAAGccgatcattttcaatacttATCAATGTTATCTCAAG AATGCATATGAAACATGTGAATTGGATGCAGAATTATCACGGCGGCAAGGATTTTATTTTGGCGCAAAATTAGTACGTGGTGCATATCTAGAACAGGAACGTTTACGTGCCAAACAATTAGGCTATGATGATCCAATTAATCCAACATTTGAAGCAACAACGGCAATgtatgaaaagaatttagatttttttatgaataaaattatcgataCTGGTattgataagaaaaaatttgccatAATGGTTGCATCGCATAATGAAGATACAGTGAGATATACATTGAAAAA AATGcaagaattgaatataaagcCTGAAcataaattaatttgttttggCCAATTATATGGTATGAGTGATCATTTAAGCTTTATTCTTG GTCAATCTGGATATTCCGTATATAAATATGTACCATATGGGCCAATAGATAAAGTGATGCCATATTTATCACGTCGTGCGTTAGAAAATCATGgtatattgaaaaaagctAAACATGaacgaaaattattgatgaaagaaTTATTTCGTCGTATTTGGCgtggaaaattatttcataaaCCGATTGGAAATTATCAGCCTATTTAa